GTCTAAATAAAAATAATACTCTTTGACATCTTCCATGTGGTTTCCTTCATTAGGCCAGCTACCCAATCCTGTTAAGCCAAAAAATCTTTCTTTGAGATGATCATCTTCTCCATTCCAAAGAGTTAGGGCAAAACAGAGAAGCTGACGATCATCAGAAATTCCAAATATTCCATCTTCTCCCCAACGGTAGGCACGAGAACGAGCTTGATCGTAACCAAAATAGCCCCAAGCATTACCATCTTCACTATAATCTTCTCGGACAGTTGCCCATTGGCGATCGCTTAAATAGGGACCCCATTTTTTCCAACACTTTTCACCATTACGAGCTTCTTGTAAGCGTTTGTATTCTTCAGTTTGTTTCCGAGCTCTTATCAAAGAATTATCTTGTTGGGTATCTTGATTTATAGACATGGCCTTTCTCCTTAACTATTTTTAATCAATGAGTTAAAAAACGCTTTGAGTGTAAACATTTTCTAGGTATTGAAGGACGGTATCCTTCCACAAGAACCTAGATTTTTGTGCTTTCTGACAGATTTGTTGCCATTGAGTCGGATTATTCAATTTGAGTTCGATCGCCTTTAGACAAGACGCAACAAAGTTATCCACTTGTTCTGGGACAGAATCACCATCAAAAACAAAACCATTAACTCCGTCAATAACCGTATCCTTCAAACCACCAACTTTATGGACAAGGCAAGGCTGCCCATCACGCATAGCTAACATCTGACTAATGCCACAGGGTTCATAAGAACTCGGCATCAGAAAAAGGTCGCCATTGGCATATAGCGCTGCTGCACAATCTTCCGAACCAAAACCGTTGAGAAACAAGAAATTGTCAAATTCAGAGGCAATTTCAGTCAAAAACTCTTCATATTCTGCCTCGCCAGTACCGAGTAATATGTAAATTCCCTGTTTTCCAAGTCCCTCTAAAATTCCACTAAGACCGGATCTAAATTGATTTCCTGATGCCTTGATCAAATAGAGTTTCTGCTCTACAACCCGACACACGCTGGTTAGTATTAGTGGGGGCTTGTCTGAGAGATAGCTCAATTTTGTTAATCGTTCATAAGCCAATGAGTGATTAGAGTAAAGAGCTTTTGCTGTTTGCTTCCACCGTATAATTTCCGATTTCAATAAATTTATAAGGTCAGAAAAAGTGAGCTTAGGAATAATTCGTTTGGCGGGATACTCACATCCCAGTAAAATTCCAAAGAGCCGACCTTGTTCTAAGGCTAGTAAAAGCTCTTTTTCAAGTCCTTCACCACCGTAAAAACGAGGTGCTTCACTCGGGCAGAGGATTTCTTGAGCGTAGGAAGGGGAATCAGTGGTGATCGTA
The Gloeocapsa sp. DLM2.Bin57 DNA segment above includes these coding regions:
- a CDS encoding glycogen synthase, whose amino-acid sequence is MKNNNFLNILIVSSENGNLSGAKVGGLGDFIKDFSFALVKQNCHVSVVIPSYGFLHKSPNSQFLETITFQFSGQSEEAQIFQVISETSDQVKQIIIQHPNLVSLDENGQYEIYHHDLDSEPCKTDASRYALFCSAVAEGIEQGVFGCLDCIHLNDWHCACLLILRAYHPNYQVFRKIRTVYTINNLSYQGLRPFAGDQSSLDSWYPNLKYDRDKLADRRRSNYLNLMKAGINLADTITTDSPSYAQEILCPSEAPRFYGGEGLEKELLLALEQGRLFGILLGCEYPAKRIIPKLTFSDLINLLKSEIIRWKQTAKALYSNHSLAYERLTKLSYLSDKPPLILTSVCRVVEQKLYLIKASGNQFRSGLSGILEGLGKQGIYILLGTGEAEYEEFLTEIASEFDNFLFLNGFGSEDCAAALYANGDLFLMPSSYEPCGISQMLAMRDGQPCLVHKVGGLKDTVIDGVNGFVFDGDSVPEQVDNFVASCLKAIELKLNNPTQWQQICQKAQKSRFLWKDTVLQYLENVYTQSVF